Proteins from a single region of Prinia subflava isolate CZ2003 ecotype Zambia chromosome 10, Cam_Psub_1.2, whole genome shotgun sequence:
- the LOC134555761 gene encoding coagulation factor XIII B chain-like: MKMRFKSYFIFLVTVCAGKLFAEDIPCDLPQIENGNLAQYYYSFRSYYFPMRKGKKLSYSCMVGYTTASGTQDGRITCTEKGWSPVPQCYRKCTKPFLENGSFYSAEMDFKIHEELQYKCNPGYHTPSGATEDTVQCQPQGWSFQPSCTKKLERCQVPRLAHGSYAGAAQEVRPNATLRYRCEPGYRTAAGSAADTALCLPHGWARTPSCTRITCSTLSEVAHGGFYPVKKIYEEGDVVHFFCDKRYSVTGSDLIQCYEFGWYPDPPVCEDVKNKCPPPPLPHGHISTGRRTYHNGDKVRVQCTLGSRGSEEIQCEGGKWTSPSSPCIGTVDKQESGAPPTLEADTEIRGSQTHHSEVMKMQQDCASPPVIKNGAVLGPLLANYKNGSWVEYACQHYHVLDGPSAVYCDHGNWTEQPTCLEPCTLNVTDMDSNNLTLKWRREELIFLHGDLIEFECKQGYGFLHTAIPSPGRTQCDHGRLKYPKCVIQAAAEKCGSPPSIANGALTLPALPQYDSGSSVQYICSDHHFLQGSERIHCSEGQWTLPPVCIEPCTLSKTEMEKNNVLLQAFYADQVYFYHGDYVGFYCKQNHFGAESGTTLFQVQCKRGQLAYPRCVEGGKQVWT; encoded by the exons ATGAAGATGAGatttaaaagctattttatCTTCCTGGTTACGGTGTGTGCAGGCAAACTCTTTGCAGAAG ATATACCTTGTGATTTGCCACAGATAGAAAATGGAAATCTTGCCCAGTACTATTACAGTTTTAGAAGTTACTATTTCCCTATGCgtaaaggaaaaaagctctCCTATTCTTGTATGGTTGGTTACACAACTGCAAGTGGGACTCAAGATGGAAGAATAACTTGCACAGAAAAAGGATGGTCTCCAGTGCCACAATGCTACA gaaaatgCACCAAGCCTTTTTTGGAAAACGGCTCTTTTTACAGTGCAGAAATGGACTTCAAAATCCATGAGGAATTGCAATACAAATGTAATCCAGGCTACCACACCCCAAGTGGTGCTACTGAAGATACAGTGCAGTGTCAGCCTCAAGGATGGTCCTTCCAGCCAAGCTGTACTAAAAAACTTG AGCGGTGCCAGGTGCCGCGGCTGGCCCACGGCAGCTACGCGGGCGCGGCGCAGGAGGTGCGGCCCAACGCGACGCTGCGGTACCGCTGCGAGCCGGGGTACCGCACCGCGGCCGGCAGCGCCGCCGACACCGCGCTGTGCCTGCCACACGGCTGGGCCCGCACCCCCAGCTGCACAC GAATAACTTGCTCCACTTTGAGTGAAGTAGCCCATGGAGGTTTTTATCCTGTGAAGAAAATCTATGAAGAAGGAGATGTAGTTCACTTTTTCTGTGACAAACGTTATTCTGTCACCGGATCTGACTTAATTCAGTGCTATGAGTTTGGGTGGTACCCAGACCCCCCAGTGTGTGAAG acgTAAAAAATAAATGTCCTCCACCACCACTCCCTCATGGCCATATCAGCACAGGCAGAAGGACATATCATAATGGAGACAAAGTTCGTGTACAGTGTACCTTGGGAAGCAGAGGATCTGAAGAAATCCAGTGTGAAGGAGGGAAATGGACATCACCCTCATCACCCTGTATTG GAACTGTGGATAAACAGGAATCTGGAGCACCACCAACACTCGAGGCAGATACAGAAATAAGGGGAAGCCAAACACATCACAGTGAAGTTATGA AAATGCAGCAAGACTGTGCCTCTCCACCTGTGATTAAAAATGGTGCTGTCCTGGGCCCATTGCTGGCAAATTACAAAAATGGGTCCTGGGTAGAATATGCTTGTCAGCATTACCACGTTTTGGATGGGCCCAGTGCTGTTTACTGTGACCATGGAAACTGGACAGAACAGCCAACCTGCTTAG AACCATGTACTCTTAATGTAACTGATATGGACAGCAACAACTTAACATTGAAATGGAGACGGGAAGAATTAATTTTCCTACATGGAGATCTCATAGAGTTTGAATGCAAACAGGGATATGGTTTTCTCCATACTGCCATTCCATCTCCTGGGAGGACACAGTGTGACCATGGCAGACTGAAATATCCAAAATGTGTCATTCAAG ctgctgcagagaaatgtGGCTCTCCACCTTCTATTGCAAACGGAGCTCTTactctcccagcactgccccagtaTGACAGTGGTTCTTCTGTTCAGTACATTTGCTCTGACCACCATTTCCTGCAAGGCTCTGAGAGAATCCACTGCTCTGAAGGACAATGGACTTTGCCCCCAGTTTGTATAG AGCCATGTACTTTGTCAAAAactgaaatggagaaaaacaatGTGCTGTTGCAAGCATTTTATGCAGACCAAGTGTACTTTTACCACGGGGATTATGTTGGATTTTACTGTAAGCAGAACCATTTTGGAGCAGAATCTGGCACAACTTTATTTCAAGTACAGTGTAAGAGAGGACAGCTGGCCTATCCAAGGTGTGTTGAAGGAGGCAAGCAAGTATGGACTTGA